A window from Cellulomonas sp. C5510 encodes these proteins:
- a CDS encoding LacI family DNA-binding transcriptional regulator: MAARVSIRDVAARAGVSATTVSHVLNRTPGTRTSAGTQERVRRAAEELGYSANAVARTLRTRRSDSVGFVGDEIATTPYAGELIAGAQEVIRAHDGVLLVTNTEYDPELEAREVRELLDREVDGVLYAAMYHRVVQVPEGLADVPVVVLNAEAAGSTHSWVTPDEVAGGRDAAAVLLDAGHRRLAMINDADDIPASHGRPAGFRAACAEAGRPAQDVVVVPSEPTTEAARRTATALLAGPDRPTGLFCFNDRMAMGAYLAAHALGLRVGVDVSVVGFDDMRILTEAIDPPLTSVALPHREMGAWAAQQLYQQISARDEGHEPEVRTVRLRGPVVHRASVGTPPRE, encoded by the coding sequence GTGGCAGCACGCGTGAGCATCCGGGACGTCGCCGCCCGCGCCGGGGTGTCCGCGACGACGGTCTCGCACGTGCTCAACCGCACGCCCGGCACCCGCACGTCGGCCGGCACGCAGGAGCGCGTCCGCCGCGCCGCCGAGGAGCTCGGCTACTCCGCCAACGCCGTCGCGCGCACGCTGCGCACCCGGCGGTCCGACTCCGTGGGCTTCGTCGGCGACGAGATCGCGACCACCCCGTACGCCGGGGAGCTCATCGCCGGGGCGCAGGAGGTCATCCGCGCGCACGACGGCGTCCTGCTGGTGACGAACACCGAGTACGACCCCGAGCTCGAGGCCCGCGAGGTCCGCGAGCTGCTGGACCGGGAGGTCGACGGAGTGCTGTACGCCGCGATGTACCACCGGGTGGTCCAGGTGCCGGAGGGTCTCGCGGACGTGCCGGTCGTGGTGCTCAACGCGGAGGCCGCCGGGAGCACGCACTCGTGGGTCACGCCGGACGAGGTCGCCGGCGGCCGGGACGCCGCCGCGGTGCTGCTCGACGCCGGGCACCGCCGGCTGGCCATGATCAACGACGCCGACGACATCCCCGCCTCGCACGGGCGGCCCGCGGGTTTCCGCGCCGCGTGCGCCGAGGCCGGCCGCCCCGCGCAGGACGTGGTCGTCGTCCCCAGCGAGCCGACCACCGAGGCCGCGCGGCGCACCGCGACCGCGCTGCTCGCCGGCCCCGACCGCCCCACCGGGCTGTTCTGCTTCAACGACCGCATGGCGATGGGCGCGTACCTCGCGGCGCACGCCCTCGGGCTGCGCGTCGGCGTGGACGTGTCGGTCGTCGGGTTCGACGACATGCGGATCCTCACCGAGGCGATCGACCCGCCGCTGACCTCCGTCGCCCTCCCGCACCGGGAGATGGGCGCGTGGGCGGCGCAGCAGCTGTACCAGCAGATCTCCGCGCGTGACGAGGGCCACGAGCCCGAGGTGCGCACGGTCCGGCTCCGGGGTCCGGTCGTGCACCGGGCCTCCGTCGGAACGCCGCCCCGGGAATGA